A segment of the Deltaproteobacteria bacterium genome:
CGTTGGGCCAAGGGCTGCTCTATGAATCGATGAACATGGCCGCCTTATGGAGACTTCCCGTGATATTTGTCTGCGAGAACAACCAATACACGGAGTACAGCCACTATCGCGAAACTACCGCGGGTGACGTGAAAGCGCGGGCCGCGGCGTTTGGCCTGCCTAGTCATTCGATTGACGGCCAAGAAGTGCGCACGGTTCATAGCGCAGCTCTCGACGCCGTCGCGCGAGCGAGACGGGGTGAAGGTCCGAGTTTTCTCGAATGCCAAACCTACCGCTTTCATGGCCATCATGTCGGCGATATCGACCGCGCCTATTACCGGTCCAAATCCGAAGAGGAAGAATGGAAATCAAAGCGCAACCCGGTGAAGCTGCTCGCCGAATGGCTAACCCAGAACAAATTGGCTGGCGCTGCGGTACTGGCAAAGATCGAAGAGGAAATATCGACAGAAGTTAAAACGGCCGTGGAGTTCGCCCTGAACGCGCCGTTTCCACCCGCGACCGAAGTGAGTGAACATGTCTATGCCTAGCTATTGCCGATTTTGCATTCGAATCCAAAATCGGCAACCCAAAATCCAAAATCATCAAGGGGTTTATATCTGAAGTGGCGACTGTGACTCAACAGAGTTTGGCAGTTGAGAAAAGCACCCGCGAGATCACCTTCGGCCAGGCCATTTACGAAGCCCTCGCCGAAGAAATGCGCCGCGATCCGACGGTATTCGTCATCGGCGAAGACGTCGCCGAAGCGGGCACGCCGTTCAAAGTTCTCTCTGGCTTGGTCAGAGAATTCGGCACCGAGCGCGTCATCGACTCGCCGATTTCCGAAGCTGCCATCGCCGGCATCGGCGTCGGCGCGGCGATGACCGGCATGCGCCCAATTGTCGACATCATGTTCGGCGATTTCATCACGCTGACGATGGACCAGATGGTCAATCAAGCGGCTAAGATTCATTACATGTCGGGCGGCAAGCTCAAGGTGCCAATGGTGTTGCGCACGACGCTTGGCGCGACGCGCCGTTCGGCGGCGCAGCACAGCCAGAGCTTGCACGCGTGGCTCAGCCACATTCCCGGCTTGAAAGTGGTCGTGCCGGCAACGCCGTACGACGCCAAAGGCTTGCTCAAGTCGGCCATCCGCGACGACAATCCAGTGGCTTTTTTTGAAGACAAGATGATGTACCAACTGAAAGGCATGGTGCCGGCGGAAGAATACTTGATCCCGCTGGGAGTTGCCGATGTGAAGCGAGCGGGCAGCGATATCACGTTCGTTGCCACGAGCAGCATGGTGCATGTCGCGCTCGATGCGGCGAAACTGTTGGAAGCCGAGCGGATCAGCGCCGAAGTCGTCGATATCAGGACAACCGTGCCGCTCGATAAACAGACCATTATCGAATCGGCGAGGAAGACTAGCCGCGCCATCGTCATCGACGAAGGCTACGAGCGCTACGGGGTGACTGCGGAGATCGCCTCAGTGATCGCCGATGGGGCATTCTACCATCTCGACGCGCCGGTCCAGCGCATGGGCGCGATGGATGTGCCCGTGCCGTTCTCGCCGGTGTTGGAAGATCAGACGGTGCCGACGCCA
Coding sequences within it:
- a CDS encoding alpha-ketoacid dehydrogenase subunit beta, encoding MRRDPTVFVIGEDVAEAGTPFKVLSGLVREFGTERVIDSPISEAAIAGIGVGAAMTGMRPIVDIMFGDFITLTMDQMVNQAAKIHYMSGGKLKVPMVLRTTLGATRRSAAQHSQSLHAWLSHIPGLKVVVPATPYDAKGLLKSAIRDDNPVAFFEDKMMYQLKGMVPAEEYLIPLGVADVKRAGSDITFVATSSMVHVALDAAKLLEAERISAEVVDIRTTVPLDKQTIIESARKTSRAIVIDEGYERYGVTAEIASVIADGAFYHLDAPVQRMGAMDVPVPFSPVLEDQTVPTPEAVAAMAKILCGK
- a CDS encoding thiamine pyrophosphate-dependent dehydrogenase E1 component subunit alpha, with product MAHTKKKTAKRSNREASGVHDERWLHFYRQMLKIRRFEDEVNQLYLGAKMPGLAHLYIGEEAVAVGVCEALRQDDYITSTHRGHGHCIAKGAALDRMFAELLGKEAGYCRGKGGSMHIADQDTGNLGANAIVGGSAGIATGAALSIKLRGTDQVAVCFFGDGALGQGLLYESMNMAALWRLPVIFVCENNQYTEYSHYRETTAGDVKARAAAFGLPSHSIDGQEVRTVHSAALDAVARARRGEGPSFLECQTYRFHGHHVGDIDRAYYRSKSEEEEWKSKRNPVKLLAEWLTQNKLAGAAVLAKIEEEISTEVKTAVEFALNAPFPPATEVSEHVYA